AACATCATGGATAGTTCGGCCCTGTTCTTTGTGCTGGCCGGCCTTTCCCTGGCCCTGACCAGTCTGGCCTGGAAGACCCCCGAGAAAGGATAGGATGGAAGATAAGCACATTGTGGTGGCCCTCTTTGTCAATGCCTTGGCGGTAGGGGGGGCGGAGCAGCAACTCCTGGAGCTGGCCCGGGGGATGGACAAGAGCCGGTTCAAGCCCATAATCGCAACCCTATTCCCCTTCTCGGGAGGAAAGCTGGAGGAGGAAGCCAGAGCTGCCGGGGTGGAGCTGGTCTCCCTGAATCGGCAGGGCTGGTTTGACCTTTGGGCCTTCTACAGGGCCTTCCGGCTGCTGCGCAAGAGAAGGGTGGATGTGGTCCAACCCTACCTTACCCCGGCTACCCTCTACGGCCTTGTCCCTGCCCTGGCAGCAGGCACCCCTGTCAAGATAGTGACGGAGCGTTGTGGTCTGCGCGCAAGGGCAAGCTGGCGCAACAGCCTCTACCGCAACATTGAGGACTTCCTCTCCCGTTTTGCCGACGGGGTGGTTCCCAACAGCCAGGCGGGCAGAGAATACGTACTGAAAAGAGGCCTCAAGCCGGAACGGGCAAGGGTGATCTACAACGGCATAAACCTGGACCGCCTGGTCTCGACTCCTGATAAGGTAGCACAGGTTCGGGCCCAGATGGGAGTCCCGCCCAATGGGAAGGTGGTGGGAATAGTGGCCAGCCTCTCCCCTCAGAAAGACCACCTGACCTTCCTCCGGGCTGCCAGGATAATAAGCCATGACCAGCCCCAGACCCGCTTTGCCTTGCTGGGGGATGGCCAGCTACGCCCCCTTCTGGAGGCAGAAGCTGCTGAGTTGGGCATAGCCCCCCTTGTTACATTTTGCGGCATTCAAAGGGATA
The window above is part of the Chloroflexota bacterium genome. Proteins encoded here:
- a CDS encoding glycosyltransferase, encoding MEDKHIVVALFVNALAVGGAEQQLLELARGMDKSRFKPIIATLFPFSGGKLEEEARAAGVELVSLNRQGWFDLWAFYRAFRLLRKRRVDVVQPYLTPATLYGLVPALAAGTPVKIVTERCGLRARASWRNSLYRNIEDFLSRFADGVVPNSQAGREYVLKRGLKPERARVIYNGINLDRLVSTPDKVAQVRAQMGVPPNGKVVGIVASLSPQKDHLTFLRAARIISHDQPQTRFALLGDGQLRPLLEAEAAELGIAPLVTFCGIQRDIGSYIGSFDVAVQCSVDKEGCSNVILESMALGKPVVATEVGGNPELVEPRVSGLLVPPGDPQALARAVTSLLEDPKRCQAMGEKGRARVLANFSKEQMVADYEKLWLELLEKKGRSRQKSWPG